One window from the genome of Pyxidicoccus xibeiensis encodes:
- a CDS encoding GyrI-like domain-containing protein, which translates to MHAEYLKQDEDLVILGPALRTSPEQAARDIPAFWQRFMREFLPRLPEAGDIYAVYCDYESDFRGPYTLVLGVRAGAETPVPDGMRRVLIPRGPYARFMARGDPAQALWRTWAHVWEAWERRGERRYAADYERHARTTVGQGHMEAEVMVGLS; encoded by the coding sequence ATGCATGCGGAGTACCTGAAGCAGGACGAAGACCTCGTCATCCTTGGCCCGGCGCTGCGCACCTCGCCCGAGCAGGCCGCCCGGGACATCCCCGCCTTCTGGCAGCGCTTCATGCGGGAGTTCCTGCCGAGGCTGCCCGAGGCGGGCGACATCTACGCCGTCTACTGTGACTACGAGAGCGACTTCCGGGGCCCCTACACGCTGGTCCTCGGCGTGCGCGCCGGAGCGGAGACTCCGGTCCCCGACGGGATGCGCAGGGTGCTCATCCCTCGTGGCCCCTACGCGCGGTTCATGGCCCGGGGCGACCCGGCCCAGGCGCTCTGGCGCACCTGGGCTCACGTATGGGAAGCGTGGGAGCGGCGCGGGGAGCGGCGCTACGCCGCCGACTACGAGCGCCATGCGCGGACCACCGTGGGCCAGGGCCACATGGAGGCCGAGGTGATGGTGGGGCTGTCCTAG
- a CDS encoding AraC family transcriptional regulator has product MPRRQTTEADYQRRLLRVQQYLQEHLDAPLEPAALAHAAHFSLHHFHRIFRAQMGETVMEHVRRLRLERAARRLRAADVRLLDLALEAGYESHEAFTRAFIARFGVPPSSFREQPSSRVLAWQQAHPRAPAADVQLRDCPAVHVAFMRHRGSYADVGHFWERMMAWAARQGLLGSAPVLYGVCPDDPEVTEEALLRFDACVVVGDGFVADDAVGVTDIPAGTYAVGLHRGSYARLGETYLDVIGRWFPTSGYEPAPDAVIEHYLNDPAWTPEEALLTEVRVRVAD; this is encoded by the coding sequence ATGCCACGTCGCCAGACGACCGAGGCGGACTACCAGCGGAGGTTGCTGCGGGTCCAGCAGTACCTGCAGGAGCACCTCGACGCGCCTCTCGAGCCCGCCGCCCTGGCCCACGCGGCGCACTTTTCGCTGCACCACTTCCACCGCATCTTCCGTGCGCAGATGGGGGAGACCGTCATGGAGCACGTGCGCCGCCTGCGCCTGGAGCGGGCCGCGCGCAGGCTCCGCGCCGCGGACGTGCGCCTCCTCGACCTCGCGCTGGAGGCGGGCTACGAGTCCCACGAGGCCTTCACGCGTGCGTTCATCGCGCGCTTCGGCGTGCCCCCGTCCTCGTTTCGCGAGCAGCCCTCGTCGCGAGTCCTCGCCTGGCAGCAGGCGCATCCCCGTGCGCCCGCGGCGGACGTCCAGCTGCGCGACTGCCCGGCGGTGCACGTGGCCTTCATGCGCCACCGCGGGAGCTACGCGGACGTCGGGCACTTCTGGGAGCGGATGATGGCGTGGGCCGCACGCCAGGGGCTCCTGGGCTCGGCGCCCGTGCTGTACGGCGTGTGCCCCGACGACCCCGAGGTCACCGAGGAGGCCCTGCTGCGCTTCGATGCCTGCGTCGTCGTCGGTGACGGCTTCGTCGCGGATGACGCGGTGGGTGTCACTGACATCCCCGCGGGCACGTACGCCGTGGGACTGCATCGCGGCTCGTACGCGCGGCTGGGGGAGACGTACCTCGACGTCATCGGACGCTGGTTCCCCACCAGCGGGTACGAGCCCGCACCGGATGCGGTCATCGAGCACTACCTCAATGACCCCGCATGGACTCCCGAGGAGGCGCTGCTCACCGAGGTCCGTGTCCGCGTCGCCGACTAG
- a CDS encoding phytanoyl-CoA dioxygenase family protein, whose protein sequence is MEVRHQDTHEPADIMRGLYGDGIIGLKGAFPRDWVVRMREDIETLFAEARQVPGGALPRGPQRWYVEVHPERIRGFVDIVTHPWFVAVCETVLGPDYRIVEVGFDIPFPGAADQPWHRDFAVPEATTKGRRLNSLAFNLTAVDTIPEMGPFEVAPGTQWDQFDGCAKGMFPPRELWPRYIARAVQKLPRMGDISARSALTIHRGTANRSDQSRPVLVVGVDAPDATNAQHHDLQVTRGYLASLPPRVRDHLTYRVVDALETVVQHHTIEGLLKPAY, encoded by the coding sequence ATGGAAGTGAGACACCAGGACACCCACGAGCCGGCCGACATCATGCGCGGCCTCTACGGCGACGGCATCATCGGCCTCAAGGGCGCCTTCCCACGCGACTGGGTGGTGCGGATGCGCGAGGACATCGAGACGCTCTTCGCCGAGGCCCGGCAGGTGCCCGGCGGCGCGCTGCCTCGCGGGCCGCAGCGCTGGTACGTCGAGGTCCACCCGGAGCGCATCCGCGGCTTCGTCGACATCGTCACCCACCCGTGGTTCGTCGCCGTCTGCGAGACGGTGCTCGGTCCCGACTACCGCATCGTCGAGGTGGGCTTCGACATCCCCTTCCCGGGCGCGGCCGACCAGCCCTGGCACCGAGACTTCGCCGTGCCGGAGGCCACGACGAAGGGCCGCCGCCTCAACTCGCTGGCCTTCAACCTGACTGCCGTGGACACCATCCCGGAGATGGGGCCGTTCGAGGTCGCTCCCGGAACGCAGTGGGACCAGTTCGACGGGTGCGCCAAGGGCATGTTCCCACCCCGGGAGCTCTGGCCGCGCTACATCGCCCGCGCGGTGCAGAAGCTGCCTCGCATGGGCGACATCTCCGCCCGCTCGGCCCTCACGATTCACCGGGGCACCGCCAACCGCTCGGACCAGTCGCGCCCGGTGCTGGTGGTCGGCGTGGATGCGCCGGATGCGACGAACGCCCAACACCATGACCTGCAGGTGACGCGGGGCTACCTGGCGTCGCTGCCACCGCGCGTGCGAGACCACCTCACCTACCGCGTGGTCGATGCGCTCGAGACGGTGGTGCAGCACCACACCATCGAAGGACTGCTGAAGCCCGCCTACTGA
- a CDS encoding glycoside hydrolase family protein, which translates to MTSPDDREAPRGPSAAQTPGAHPLRPDTHRDPAALIDLPPDAPRTLGDVVAKQQRVPEPLLQETMPDPFVLRLTAASPGGARTAGFWLMATTNDQPFAFRLYRFDGGRWVPHMRDGRHCAIFPEGRLPTWWNAGEPDPLSPDLPRDLVVARWAPEIDVRNGLLTLHYTARDRAGILRSAYATATSIDGEWTDHGYLDINVRVRDLAPGYPGGPAGENPWVGMIDGHVASAVDGEGRERTFLLTKVDGNGLQWTDPVTGQRHKAPTPILSHEFRQDADGRITLLGPAKVLLTNGPHHDGLVEGQFVVSENGQSYLAYSAGFFGNSEYRTYIAKVDLLAHQVWDERLLIDSASPALGGQWNGPGHPSFVRLGEGLYAMYLHVWRNGTDYSKDGDQRRAIQCHVAFRDLEGRPCEPFLVEERFSNPA; encoded by the coding sequence ATGACTTCTCCCGACGACCGTGAAGCTCCGCGTGGCCCCTCGGCTGCCCAGACGCCCGGGGCCCATCCCCTCCGCCCCGACACCCACCGAGACCCGGCGGCCCTCATCGACCTTCCGCCGGACGCGCCGCGCACGCTCGGGGACGTCGTCGCGAAGCAGCAGCGGGTTCCCGAGCCGCTTCTCCAGGAGACGATGCCCGACCCCTTCGTGCTGCGCTTGACGGCGGCGAGCCCCGGTGGTGCGCGTACCGCCGGCTTCTGGTTGATGGCCACCACCAACGACCAGCCGTTCGCCTTCCGGCTGTATCGCTTCGACGGCGGTCGCTGGGTGCCGCACATGAGGGATGGCAGGCACTGCGCCATCTTCCCCGAGGGACGGCTTCCCACGTGGTGGAACGCCGGCGAGCCCGACCCGCTCTCGCCGGACCTTCCCAGGGACCTCGTCGTGGCGCGCTGGGCCCCCGAAATCGACGTGCGCAACGGGCTGCTCACGCTGCACTACACCGCGAGGGACCGTGCCGGCATCCTGCGCTCCGCCTACGCCACGGCCACGTCCATCGACGGGGAGTGGACGGACCATGGCTACCTGGACATCAACGTCCGCGTGAGGGACCTGGCGCCCGGCTACCCGGGCGGGCCCGCCGGTGAGAACCCGTGGGTCGGGATGATTGATGGCCACGTGGCCTCGGCCGTCGACGGGGAGGGGAGGGAGCGGACGTTCCTGCTCACCAAGGTGGACGGCAACGGGTTGCAGTGGACGGACCCGGTGACGGGGCAGCGCCACAAGGCGCCCACGCCCATCCTGTCGCACGAGTTCCGGCAGGACGCCGACGGCCGCATCACGCTCCTGGGGCCGGCGAAGGTCCTGCTCACCAATGGCCCGCATCACGACGGCCTCGTCGAGGGCCAGTTCGTGGTGAGCGAGAACGGCCAGTCCTACCTCGCCTACAGCGCCGGCTTCTTCGGCAACTCCGAGTACCGCACGTACATCGCGAAGGTGGACCTGCTGGCTCACCAGGTGTGGGACGAGCGGCTCCTCATCGACAGTGCGAGTCCGGCGCTCGGCGGGCAGTGGAACGGCCCGGGCCACCCCTCGTTCGTGCGGCTGGGCGAGGGCCTCTACGCGATGTACCTGCACGTGTGGCGCAACGGCACCGACTACTCCAAGGACGGGGACCAGCGCAGGGCCATCCAGTGCCATGTCGCCTTCCGGGACCTGGAGGGCCGCCCGTGTGAGCCGTTCCTCGTGGAGGAGCGCTTCTCCAACCCTGCCTGA
- a CDS encoding extracellular solute-binding protein encodes MKMKTLLPALLLAATLGAAPSRAATEITLFRFFGGCSDEYANVTDLSKAVGECGIIQVLTNKFNAENKDGITVKTQSVEWGVYYDRLSANVAGRTPPDIAVMHRSVLPNYQVRNLLLPLGKDFTAVGVDVADFVPAAREAVTADGEVWALPFDLHALLWHVNADLFLRAGLVDDKGQPKLPTSPAELMQHAATMKAKTGKPYFAIPSGADPMPSWQYLSWVWQQGGNIVDAEKKQALLESKESREALRLLNALYAAGHANPRHDYAAAQQAFLAGEAAVLVNGTWGVDTYAAQAATGKSGLENYVVRDMPALYGREAVWSDSHLWVLPKQSKPDAAKHKAALTFLKFLNDNSLQWARTGHLPVRASVLRGAELRALPHRAEYTRTATIATALPPIQYQRALGDLLVNELNSTWLINEDPNKALADSQRAAASILRRSRRR; translated from the coding sequence ATGAAGATGAAGACGCTACTTCCGGCACTGCTGCTGGCCGCGACTCTCGGTGCCGCTCCCTCGCGGGCCGCGACGGAAATCACCCTGTTCCGCTTCTTTGGCGGCTGCAGCGACGAGTACGCCAACGTCACCGACCTGTCGAAGGCCGTGGGCGAGTGCGGCATCATCCAGGTGCTGACCAACAAGTTCAACGCGGAGAACAAGGACGGCATCACCGTCAAGACGCAGTCGGTGGAGTGGGGCGTCTACTACGACCGGCTGAGCGCCAACGTCGCGGGCCGCACCCCGCCGGACATCGCCGTCATGCACCGCAGCGTCCTGCCGAACTACCAGGTGCGCAACCTCCTGCTGCCGCTCGGCAAGGACTTCACCGCGGTGGGTGTCGACGTCGCGGACTTCGTGCCGGCGGCGCGCGAGGCCGTCACCGCCGACGGCGAGGTCTGGGCCCTGCCGTTCGACCTGCACGCCCTCCTGTGGCACGTCAACGCCGACCTCTTCCTCCGGGCGGGGCTCGTGGACGACAAGGGCCAGCCGAAGCTGCCCACCAGTCCGGCCGAGCTGATGCAGCACGCCGCGACGATGAAGGCGAAGACGGGCAAGCCCTACTTCGCCATCCCCTCCGGCGCGGACCCGATGCCGTCCTGGCAGTACCTCTCCTGGGTCTGGCAGCAGGGCGGCAACATCGTCGACGCGGAGAAGAAGCAGGCCCTGCTGGAGTCGAAGGAGAGCCGGGAGGCGCTACGCCTGCTCAACGCGCTCTACGCGGCCGGCCACGCCAACCCCCGGCACGACTACGCCGCCGCGCAGCAGGCCTTCCTCGCCGGCGAGGCGGCGGTGCTGGTGAATGGCACCTGGGGCGTGGACACCTACGCGGCCCAGGCGGCGACCGGGAAGTCGGGCCTCGAGAACTATGTCGTGCGTGACATGCCCGCCCTCTACGGCAGGGAGGCCGTCTGGTCCGACAGCCATTTGTGGGTGCTGCCGAAGCAGTCCAAGCCGGATGCGGCGAAGCACAAGGCGGCGCTCACCTTCCTGAAGTTCCTCAACGACAACAGCCTCCAGTGGGCTCGGACGGGCCACCTGCCGGTGCGCGCCTCGGTGCTGCGGGGCGCGGAGCTGCGGGCCCTGCCGCACCGGGCGGAGTACACGCGCACCGCCACCATCGCCACGGCGCTGCCGCCCATCCAGTACCAGCGCGCCCTCGGAGACCTGCTGGTCAACGAGCTGAACTCCACCTGGCTCATCAACGAGGACCCGAACAAGGCGCTGGCGGATTCGCAGCGGGCGGCTGCGAGCATCCTGCGCCGCTCCCGGCGCAGATAG
- a CDS encoding carbohydrate ABC transporter permease: MTRTLGDRLILVLLVLAAFVWMMPMLWVLTLSLKPNEELVRSTHGIIPWPHTLEHFSTLLRVSLTPRWLLNSVVVALGMTAATLLLSSLAGYAFARIDFPGRRAVFLLVMAGLMVPEQAILVPLHAMFASWELHNTYFSLIAPRLAAPMGVFLMTQFFKAIPRELEEAAELDNAGRFKVFWAVMLPLSRPALTTLGIFTFLFAWNDFLWPVVTATQPEMYTLSVGLGSLQGNFAMSEGLGFLMASAVFASAPMLVLYVVFQRYIVQGIAMTGGK, encoded by the coding sequence ATGACCCGGACCCTGGGAGACCGCCTCATCCTCGTCCTGCTGGTGCTCGCCGCCTTCGTGTGGATGATGCCCATGCTGTGGGTGCTGACGCTGTCGCTCAAGCCCAACGAGGAGCTGGTGCGCTCCACGCACGGCATCATCCCCTGGCCGCACACCCTGGAGCACTTCTCCACGCTGCTGCGGGTGTCGCTGACGCCGCGCTGGCTGCTCAACAGCGTGGTGGTCGCCCTGGGCATGACGGCGGCCACGCTGCTGCTGTCGTCGCTCGCCGGCTATGCCTTCGCCCGCATCGACTTCCCCGGCCGCCGCGCCGTCTTCCTGCTGGTGATGGCCGGGCTGATGGTGCCCGAGCAGGCCATCCTCGTGCCCCTGCACGCCATGTTCGCCAGCTGGGAGCTGCACAACACGTACTTCTCCCTCATCGCCCCCCGCCTGGCGGCGCCGATGGGAGTGTTCCTGATGACGCAGTTCTTCAAGGCCATTCCGCGCGAGCTGGAGGAGGCCGCGGAGCTCGACAACGCGGGCCGCTTCAAGGTCTTCTGGGCGGTGATGCTGCCGCTGTCGCGCCCCGCGCTGACGACGCTGGGCATCTTCACCTTCCTGTTCGCCTGGAACGACTTCCTCTGGCCCGTCGTCACCGCGACGCAGCCGGAGATGTACACGCTCAGCGTCGGCCTCGGCTCGCTGCAGGGCAACTTCGCCATGTCGGAGGGGCTCGGCTTCCTGATGGCCTCGGCCGTGTTCGCCAGTGCCCCGATGCTCGTTCTCTACGTCGTGTTCCAACGCTACATCGTGCAGGGCATTGCCATGACCGGCGGCAAGTAG
- a CDS encoding carbohydrate ABC transporter permease, with product MSVPQAPEAGSRRGGLARHRNAIAGYAFLAPFLVFYGVFLLYPFALGLWMSLHDWEIVGDFREYIGLLNYVELWDDPYFWEALKRTLQFAAMTAPAATLLGLALALGLQKPLRRYAALRAVFFASNIFSVTVVTLVWSMVLNPDRGLIANGLRAVGLEPIAFLADQDWAMPALMVSTLWWTAGFPMALFLAGLQGIPPEVYEAARLDNASRWAVLRHITLPALARTTLLVVVLQTVMHLQVFGQPLLMTRGGPANSTRPLVQLIYETSFRDWRSGYASAISVVLFVLMFSVALLQLRLSRQEGES from the coding sequence ATGAGTGTCCCCCAGGCCCCGGAGGCCGGCTCGCGGCGAGGCGGGCTGGCGCGCCATCGCAATGCCATCGCCGGCTATGCCTTCCTGGCGCCCTTCCTCGTGTTCTACGGCGTCTTCCTGCTCTATCCCTTCGCGCTCGGGCTGTGGATGAGCCTGCACGACTGGGAAATCGTCGGGGACTTCCGCGAGTACATCGGCCTGCTGAACTACGTGGAGCTGTGGGACGACCCGTACTTCTGGGAGGCCCTCAAGCGCACCCTGCAGTTCGCCGCCATGACGGCGCCGGCCGCGACGCTGCTGGGCCTGGCCCTGGCCCTGGGGCTCCAGAAGCCGCTGCGGCGCTACGCCGCGCTGCGGGCCGTCTTCTTCGCCTCCAACATCTTCTCCGTCACCGTCGTCACCCTGGTGTGGTCCATGGTGCTCAACCCCGACCGGGGCCTCATCGCCAACGGCCTGCGTGCGGTGGGGCTGGAGCCCATCGCCTTCCTGGCCGACCAGGACTGGGCCATGCCGGCGCTGATGGTGAGCACCCTGTGGTGGACCGCCGGCTTCCCGATGGCGCTCTTCCTCGCCGGCCTCCAGGGCATTCCTCCAGAGGTCTACGAGGCGGCCCGGCTCGACAACGCCTCGCGATGGGCCGTGCTGCGGCACATCACGCTCCCGGCGCTCGCGCGCACCACGCTGCTCGTGGTGGTGCTCCAGACGGTGATGCACCTCCAGGTGTTCGGCCAGCCGCTGCTGATGACGCGCGGCGGGCCCGCCAACTCCACCCGGCCGCTGGTGCAGCTCATCTACGAGACGAGCTTCCGTGACTGGCGCTCGGGCTATGCCTCCGCCATCTCGGTGGTGCTGTTCGTCCTGATGTTCAGCGTGGCGCTCCTGCAGCTGCGCCTGTCACGGCAGGAGGGGGAGTCATGA
- a CDS encoding ABC transporter ATP-binding protein has translation MADVLLRDVRKQYGSQAVIHGVSLELRHREFIVFVGPSGCGKSTLLRMIAGLEQISGGEISIGGRRVNDTPAGDRGVAMVFQNYALYPHMTAADNMAFGLRNIGTPRAEIDERVATAAKTLQIEHLLNRRPAQMSGGQRQRIAIGRAIVRRPDVFLFDEPLSNLDAALRVQMRVELVQLHQRLEATSIYVTHDQVEAMTMADRIVVFRDGRIEQVGTPLEVYRTPANTFVAGFIGAPKMNLLETRVVAASPGQVEVALPGGRAVLAADGRALSSGAPVTFGVRPEHVRPTSGEGIFRGQARAIERLGRETLLHVVGADGATLIATDAGDSQVRLGDTVTLALEPGSGRLFGGDGLALPPTAASAA, from the coding sequence ATGGCGGATGTGCTGCTTCGGGATGTGCGGAAGCAATATGGCTCCCAGGCGGTGATTCATGGTGTCTCACTCGAGCTGCGACACCGCGAGTTCATCGTCTTCGTCGGCCCCTCGGGGTGCGGCAAGTCCACGCTGCTGCGGATGATTGCCGGCCTGGAGCAGATCAGCGGCGGTGAGATTTCCATCGGCGGGCGTCGGGTCAACGACACGCCTGCGGGGGACCGCGGCGTCGCCATGGTCTTCCAGAACTACGCCCTCTATCCGCACATGACGGCGGCCGACAACATGGCCTTCGGCCTGCGCAACATCGGCACGCCGCGCGCCGAAATCGACGAGCGCGTGGCGACCGCCGCGAAGACGCTGCAAATCGAGCACCTGCTGAACCGCCGCCCCGCGCAGATGTCCGGCGGCCAGCGCCAGCGCATCGCCATTGGCCGCGCCATCGTCCGCCGGCCCGACGTCTTCCTGTTCGACGAGCCGCTCTCCAACCTGGACGCGGCGCTGCGGGTGCAGATGCGGGTGGAGCTGGTGCAGCTCCACCAGCGACTGGAGGCCACCTCCATCTACGTCACCCACGACCAGGTCGAGGCGATGACCATGGCGGACCGCATCGTCGTCTTCCGCGACGGGCGCATCGAGCAGGTGGGCACGCCGCTCGAGGTCTACCGGACGCCCGCGAACACCTTCGTCGCCGGCTTCATCGGCGCCCCCAAGATGAACCTGCTCGAGACGCGGGTGGTGGCCGCCAGCCCCGGCCAGGTGGAGGTCGCCCTGCCGGGCGGCCGGGCCGTGCTCGCGGCGGATGGCCGCGCGCTGTCTTCGGGCGCGCCCGTCACCTTCGGCGTCCGCCCCGAGCACGTCCGGCCGACGTCGGGCGAGGGCATCTTCCGGGGGCAGGCGCGGGCCATCGAGCGGCTGGGGCGCGAGACGCTGCTGCATGTGGTGGGGGCAGACGGGGCCACGCTCATCGCCACCGACGCGGGTGACAGCCAGGTCCGCCTCGGCGACACCGTGACGCTGGCGCTCGAGCCCGGCAGCGGCCGGCTCTTCGGCGGGGATGGACTGGCCCTGCCGCCCACCGCCGCGAGCGCCGCATGA
- the galK gene encoding galactokinase, which translates to MTLREQVEQDFHKRFGAAPTAVVRAPGRVNLIGEHTDYNDGFVLPIAIDREVWIALRPREDRRVVVHSLDYGASLSFELGPLSRTGTEWGEYLKGVAWALQEAGHTLKGWEGVMSGDVPRGAGLSSSAAVELATQRAFATVSGLPWQPAAMALLGQRVENQWMGLHTGIMDQMIVAGGRKGHALLIDCRDLKLQPVPVPAGAVVVVLDTGTRRGLVDSAYNERRSQCEAAARFFGVKALRDVDAETFSKREHELDALVRRRARHVITENDRTVHAAEAMRAGDLVRLGRLMDASHDSLRDDFEVTNEALDTIVKLARAEPGCFGARMTGAGFGGCAVALVAPAQAEAFVRSVHAKYTQATGNTPQCYVCQAADGASVV; encoded by the coding sequence ATGACGCTCCGCGAACAGGTCGAGCAGGACTTCCACAAGCGCTTCGGCGCGGCCCCCACCGCCGTCGTGCGGGCCCCGGGCCGTGTCAACCTCATCGGTGAGCACACCGACTACAACGATGGCTTCGTGCTCCCCATCGCCATCGACCGCGAGGTGTGGATTGCGCTGCGCCCGCGCGAGGACCGCCGCGTCGTCGTCCACTCGCTCGACTACGGCGCGTCCCTCTCCTTCGAGCTCGGGCCCCTGTCGCGCACCGGCACGGAGTGGGGCGAGTACCTCAAGGGCGTCGCCTGGGCGCTGCAGGAGGCTGGCCACACGCTGAAGGGCTGGGAAGGGGTGATGAGCGGGGACGTGCCGCGCGGCGCGGGGCTGTCCTCGTCCGCCGCCGTGGAGCTGGCCACGCAGCGCGCCTTCGCCACCGTGAGCGGCCTGCCGTGGCAGCCCGCCGCCATGGCGCTGCTCGGCCAGCGCGTCGAGAACCAGTGGATGGGCCTCCACACCGGCATCATGGACCAGATGATTGTCGCGGGCGGACGCAAGGGCCACGCGCTGCTCATCGACTGCCGCGACCTGAAGCTCCAGCCCGTGCCCGTGCCCGCGGGCGCCGTGGTGGTCGTGCTCGACACGGGGACGCGCCGGGGGCTGGTGGACTCCGCCTACAACGAGCGCCGCAGCCAGTGCGAGGCGGCCGCCCGCTTCTTCGGCGTCAAGGCGCTCCGGGATGTGGACGCGGAGACCTTCTCGAAGCGGGAGCACGAGCTGGACGCGCTGGTGCGCCGCCGCGCGCGGCACGTCATCACCGAGAACGACCGCACCGTGCACGCCGCCGAGGCGATGCGCGCCGGAGACCTTGTGCGGCTGGGCCGGTTGATGGACGCCAGCCATGACAGCCTCCGCGACGACTTCGAGGTCACCAACGAGGCGCTCGACACCATCGTCAAGCTGGCGCGGGCGGAGCCGGGCTGCTTCGGCGCCCGGATGACGGGCGCGGGCTTCGGCGGCTGCGCGGTGGCGCTCGTCGCCCCCGCTCAGGCCGAGGCGTTCGTCCGGAGCGTCCATGCGAAGTACACGCAGGCCACGGGGAACACGCCGCAGTGCTACGTGTGCCAGGCCGCGGACGGGGCGAGCGTCGTGTGA
- a CDS encoding aldose epimerase family protein has product MQRTSFGTAPGGQPVEVYTLTNRQGMEARVANYGGIILSLRVPDRDGRFDDVVLGYDSLADYLAASPYFGALVGRYGNRIARGRFTLDGREYVLATNNGVNHLHGGLEGFDKVVWAAAPFENDQGMGLVLTYVSPDGEEGYPGTLTARVTYTLTADNTLVFDYHATTDRPTPVNLTQHSYFNLAGDGRRDILGHVVTFNADRFVPIDATAIPLGPLRDVSGTPFDFRRPTAIGARIQQDDEQLRNGLGYDHSLVLDKGGQPGALTLAAHVLEPTTGRVMEVHTTEPGMQFYSGNFLDGTLKGKRGAVYHHRFGFALETQHLPDSPNQPAFPSTILRPGEQYRSRTIYRFSVAGA; this is encoded by the coding sequence GTGCAGCGGACTTCCTTCGGTACGGCCCCGGGCGGACAGCCCGTGGAGGTCTACACCCTCACCAACCGGCAGGGGATGGAGGCGCGCGTCGCCAACTACGGCGGCATCATCCTCAGCCTGCGCGTGCCGGACCGGGACGGCCGCTTCGACGACGTGGTGCTGGGCTACGACTCGCTGGCGGACTACCTGGCGGCGTCCCCGTACTTCGGTGCGCTCGTCGGCCGCTATGGCAACCGCATCGCCCGGGGCCGCTTCACGCTCGACGGCCGGGAGTACGTGCTGGCGACGAACAACGGGGTGAACCACCTGCACGGCGGGCTCGAGGGCTTCGACAAGGTGGTGTGGGCGGCGGCCCCGTTCGAGAACGACCAGGGCATGGGCCTCGTCCTCACCTACGTCAGCCCCGACGGCGAGGAGGGCTACCCGGGGACGCTGACGGCGCGGGTGACGTACACGCTGACCGCCGACAACACGCTCGTGTTCGACTACCACGCCACCACCGACAGGCCCACGCCGGTCAACCTCACGCAGCACAGCTACTTCAACCTCGCGGGCGATGGGCGGCGCGACATCCTGGGCCATGTCGTCACGTTCAATGCGGACCGCTTCGTCCCGATTGACGCGACGGCCATCCCCCTCGGCCCGTTGCGCGACGTCTCGGGGACGCCGTTCGACTTCCGGCGGCCCACGGCCATCGGCGCGCGCATCCAGCAGGACGACGAGCAGTTGCGCAACGGGCTCGGCTATGACCACAGCCTCGTGCTCGACAAGGGCGGCCAGCCCGGCGCGCTGACGCTGGCCGCGCACGTCCTGGAGCCCACCACCGGCCGGGTGATGGAGGTCCACACTACCGAGCCGGGCATGCAGTTCTACTCCGGCAACTTCCTCGACGGCACGCTGAAGGGGAAGCGGGGCGCCGTCTACCACCACCGCTTCGGCTTCGCGCTGGAGACCCAGCACCTGCCCGACTCGCCGAACCAGCCGGCCTTCCCCTCGACGATTCTGCGCCCCGGCGAGCAGTACCGCTCTCGCACCATCTACCGCTTCTCTGTCGCGGGCGCGTGA